In Rhodococcus sp. OK302, one genomic interval encodes:
- a CDS encoding alpha/beta hydrolase family protein, protein MRKSLKLFANAAATVALCATLGLTGPAGTASAETPGIPSVGHDWAGAGPYTPNVSIGLVHTLYYPHELGARGEKHPVVIWGNGTGVLPGAYTSLLRHYASHGFIVVAANTPASNFAVTMRSGIDLIAGKAANPSSVFFGKVDLEHIGAVGHSQGGSAAINAAIDDRVDTAVAIQPGPLNDVDLIDEPVLYLAGEADAIVWPAVVRAMYQDAAHVPAEYLEVRGATHFGTSITGGDMRGPSTAWLRYWLLDDPNARTEFFGASCGYCTDTQQFSDFDRNDLALQIPG, encoded by the coding sequence ATGCGGAAATCTCTCAAACTGTTCGCGAACGCTGCAGCGACTGTTGCGCTGTGCGCGACACTCGGGCTTACCGGCCCGGCCGGAACGGCGTCCGCCGAGACGCCCGGGATCCCGAGTGTCGGGCACGACTGGGCGGGTGCAGGGCCGTACACGCCGAACGTCTCGATCGGGCTGGTACATACTCTGTACTACCCGCATGAGCTCGGCGCACGCGGCGAGAAGCACCCCGTTGTTATCTGGGGGAATGGGACCGGCGTGCTCCCCGGTGCGTACACCTCGTTGTTGCGCCACTACGCCAGCCACGGATTCATCGTGGTCGCCGCCAATACTCCGGCGAGCAACTTCGCCGTCACGATGCGGTCGGGAATTGACCTCATCGCGGGCAAGGCAGCCAACCCATCGAGCGTCTTCTTCGGCAAGGTCGACTTGGAACACATTGGTGCGGTGGGGCACTCGCAGGGTGGGTCTGCAGCGATCAACGCCGCGATCGACGATCGCGTCGACACCGCCGTCGCGATCCAGCCAGGCCCTCTCAACGATGTCGACCTCATCGACGAACCCGTCCTCTATCTCGCTGGTGAGGCCGACGCAATCGTCTGGCCGGCGGTAGTGCGGGCGATGTACCAGGACGCCGCCCACGTGCCCGCCGAGTATCTGGAAGTGCGCGGCGCCACGCACTTCGGCACATCGATCACCGGCGGCGATATGCGCGGACCGAGCACGGCGTGGCTGCGGTACTGGCTACTCGACGATCCGAACGCCCGCACCGAGTTCTTCGGCGCGAGTTGCGGATACTGCACTGACACCCAGCAATTCTCGGACTTCGACCGCAACGATCTGGCCCTGCAGATCCCGGGCTGA
- a CDS encoding carboxylesterase/lipase family protein: protein MTRAAQSVVVTTTDGAVRGRTDEATGVVSFKGIPYAAAPVGARRFAPPQPCPPWDGVRDTTEYGPTAPASPYVPPYDALISEVFIPGEDYLNLNVWTPNPNGAAPVMVWIHGGAFTNGSGSTTAYDGTAFARDGVVLVTINYRLGIDGFGHLRGQTTNLGLRDQIAALRWVRDNISAFGGDPTTVTVFGESAGAMSIGALLASPPAEGLFQRAILQSGAAHHTIRPETAERISAELASLLEISPTPEALAAVPTDRILAAQQQLRAAVSADPNPQRWGEVTRNLMPFEPVVDGDVLPVAPPEAIASGASGNVDVLIGCNTEEFRYFLVPVGAIDAVTAGLLHGAVAAYGLDPDDALPVYREAHPNGGPGDLLAAVGTDWFYRMPAIRLAEAHSDNGRGRTYAYEFAWQPPTFDGRLGACHTAEIPFVFDNLGLGGFENVVGARPPQDLADTMHAAWIAFATHGDPGWVPYTVRDRATMCFGTVSAVQTDPHAPQRKLWNGIR, encoded by the coding sequence ATGACACGCGCCGCGCAGAGTGTGGTCGTCACCACCACCGACGGAGCAGTACGCGGCCGGACGGACGAGGCGACGGGCGTGGTCTCTTTCAAGGGCATTCCGTATGCAGCTGCACCGGTCGGTGCGCGTAGGTTCGCTCCACCCCAGCCCTGTCCCCCGTGGGACGGAGTACGAGACACGACCGAGTACGGACCCACCGCACCGGCCTCCCCGTATGTACCTCCCTATGATGCGCTGATTTCCGAAGTGTTCATCCCGGGCGAGGACTACCTGAACCTCAATGTGTGGACCCCGAACCCGAACGGCGCAGCGCCGGTGATGGTGTGGATCCACGGTGGTGCGTTCACCAACGGCTCCGGTTCGACCACCGCCTACGACGGCACCGCATTCGCCCGCGACGGTGTCGTCCTGGTGACAATCAACTACCGGCTCGGCATCGACGGGTTCGGACATCTACGCGGGCAGACCACAAATCTCGGCCTGCGCGACCAAATCGCGGCGTTGCGCTGGGTTCGCGACAATATCTCCGCCTTCGGCGGCGACCCCACGACGGTAACGGTATTCGGCGAATCCGCAGGCGCGATGAGCATCGGAGCGCTACTCGCCTCCCCACCAGCCGAAGGCTTGTTCCAGCGCGCAATCCTGCAGAGCGGCGCGGCCCACCACACGATACGGCCCGAGACCGCCGAGCGGATCTCGGCAGAACTAGCTTCCCTGCTGGAGATTTCGCCAACCCCGGAAGCCCTCGCCGCCGTGCCCACGGACCGGATACTGGCCGCCCAGCAGCAGTTGCGGGCAGCGGTGTCAGCCGACCCGAATCCGCAACGGTGGGGTGAGGTGACACGCAACCTCATGCCGTTCGAGCCCGTGGTGGACGGCGACGTGCTGCCGGTCGCGCCGCCCGAAGCGATCGCGTCCGGCGCCAGCGGCAACGTCGATGTGCTGATCGGATGCAACACAGAGGAATTCCGCTACTTCCTGGTTCCGGTCGGCGCGATCGACGCGGTCACAGCCGGGCTGTTGCACGGCGCGGTCGCCGCGTACGGACTCGACCCCGATGACGCGCTACCGGTTTACCGAGAAGCCCATCCGAATGGCGGTCCCGGGGACCTGCTCGCGGCCGTCGGCACCGACTGGTTCTACCGCATGCCCGCTATCCGGTTGGCCGAGGCGCATTCCGATAACGGCCGGGGACGCACCTACGCCTACGAATTTGCTTGGCAACCACCGACGTTCGACGGCCGACTGGGCGCGTGCCATACCGCCGAGATCCCGTTCGTCTTCGACAACCTCGGCCTCGGGGGGTTCGAGAACGTGGTGGGAGCACGCCCGCCGCAGGATTTGGCCGACACAATGCATGCTGCGTGGATTGCATTCGCGACCCACGGGGATCCCGGCTGGGTGCCGTACACCGTTCGAGACCGAGCGACCATGTGCTTCGGCACCGTCTCCGCCGTGCAGACGGATCCGCATGCACCACAACGGAAACTGTGGAACGGCATCCGGTGA
- a CDS encoding TetR/AcrR family transcriptional regulator — MDVSVWKPQRVGAGPAELPNGVAPAGTRGKILRAALALFAESGYSAVSIRRIAGEVGITSASLYAHYRSKEQILAELVLIGHRELHARLTNALAAAEPAAVAQLSALVREHVLLHTDFPLLAVVTNSELHALPEELVAPALELRSSCSRLLIDSLELGVRAGVFRIENVQLGAIAIGGMAMQVAQWFGPDAPFAPDEVADNYVRYALRIVGADEGAVR, encoded by the coding sequence GTGGATGTGTCGGTATGGAAACCGCAGCGAGTAGGCGCGGGGCCCGCGGAACTACCCAATGGCGTGGCGCCTGCCGGAACGCGGGGGAAGATACTTCGAGCCGCACTGGCACTCTTCGCCGAATCCGGATACAGCGCGGTATCCATCCGTAGGATCGCCGGCGAGGTCGGGATCACCTCGGCGAGCCTGTATGCGCATTACCGATCCAAGGAACAGATCCTGGCCGAGTTAGTGCTGATCGGACACCGCGAGCTGCATGCACGGCTGACGAACGCGCTGGCGGCCGCCGAGCCTGCAGCGGTGGCGCAGCTGTCAGCGTTGGTTCGCGAGCATGTGCTGCTGCACACGGATTTTCCCCTGCTGGCCGTGGTGACGAACTCGGAGCTGCACGCGCTACCTGAGGAATTGGTCGCGCCAGCGTTGGAATTGCGGTCGTCCTGCAGCAGACTGCTGATCGATTCGCTCGAACTCGGCGTCCGCGCCGGCGTTTTCCGAATCGAGAACGTCCAATTGGGCGCAATAGCCATCGGCGGGATGGCCATGCAGGTGGCGCAGTGGTTCGGACCGGATGCGCCGTTTGCGCCGGACGAGGTGGCCGACAACTATGTTCGCTACGCCCTGCGCATCGTCGGAGCAGACGAAGGAGCAGTCCGATGA
- a CDS encoding PucR family transcriptional regulator, with amino-acid sequence MTSTKPRDAERREGVDPRLVEVCLGMTARIDEIAFRIATKLCDQESAYEVVMPLGQLAAAVSDNIAGLIDSVRLNRVLAFAVPHTTGRRRAEQELPLETVLSAYRLGVMHIWEELVSGCEDSDRRDSGEFGPAPASRALLGSASVLWAAFDMYAHDLAAAYQAVASEQLQRNHRRRQSLLNMLFSGDSGSDQTLVEVAGQLRMPSTGTFIVLATDPILCGSDASETARVDLADLVIQSVWKSESRSDLALIALNGSADRHRLIRNIARLELGRVGISRPFTGLSTIPAAVTQARLARNAGRAGQQVVTDFDAAQVAALIISSPDLANGLQQHVFGALRHMTTVEQDVLIGTLRAWFDCAGSTEAVAVALHCHPNTVRYRLNKLMNLLQRDLKSPLDVVDLYLASEARRLNGSRAVAKLPFTRSPVEK; translated from the coding sequence GTGACTTCTACGAAACCGCGGGACGCCGAGCGCCGGGAAGGAGTAGACCCTCGGCTGGTCGAAGTATGCCTCGGCATGACCGCGCGAATAGACGAAATAGCATTTCGAATCGCAACGAAGCTGTGCGATCAAGAGTCCGCCTACGAGGTGGTGATGCCTCTGGGCCAGCTGGCGGCTGCGGTGAGTGACAACATCGCCGGTCTGATCGACAGTGTTCGGTTGAACCGTGTGCTGGCCTTCGCGGTTCCGCACACCACCGGCCGCCGCAGGGCAGAGCAAGAGCTCCCACTTGAAACCGTTCTGTCTGCATACCGTCTCGGTGTTATGCATATCTGGGAGGAACTTGTCTCTGGATGCGAGGATTCGGACCGTCGGGACTCCGGCGAGTTCGGGCCGGCGCCGGCAAGCCGTGCACTCCTTGGGTCTGCCTCGGTGCTGTGGGCGGCGTTCGATATGTATGCACACGACCTCGCTGCGGCCTATCAGGCTGTTGCCAGTGAACAGCTTCAGCGAAACCATCGCAGACGCCAATCGTTGTTGAATATGCTGTTCAGTGGCGACTCAGGTTCGGATCAGACGCTGGTAGAGGTAGCGGGCCAGCTTCGAATGCCTTCGACCGGCACGTTCATCGTCCTCGCGACCGATCCGATCTTGTGCGGTTCGGATGCCTCGGAAACTGCGCGGGTCGACTTGGCCGATCTTGTAATCCAGTCGGTCTGGAAATCGGAATCTCGTTCAGATCTCGCGTTGATCGCTCTCAATGGCAGCGCCGATAGGCACCGTCTGATCCGGAACATCGCTCGCCTCGAACTCGGACGGGTCGGTATCAGCCGGCCTTTCACGGGTCTGAGCACAATCCCGGCGGCAGTCACTCAGGCACGTTTGGCCCGTAATGCCGGGCGCGCGGGACAGCAGGTCGTGACCGATTTCGACGCCGCGCAAGTGGCCGCGCTGATCATCAGTTCTCCCGACCTCGCAAACGGACTGCAGCAGCATGTTTTCGGAGCTTTGCGGCACATGACGACGGTGGAGCAGGACGTTCTCATCGGCACGCTGCGGGCGTGGTTCGACTGCGCCGGATCGACTGAGGCAGTCGCCGTTGCCTTGCACTGTCATCCCAACACTGTCCGGTATCGACTCAACAAACTGATGAATCTGCTGCAACGAGATTTGAAGTCTCCACTCGATGTCGTCGACCTGTACCTTGCGTCGGAGGCGAGGCGATTGAACGGCAGTCGAGCGGTCGCGAAGTTGCCGTTCACCCGCTCTCCGGTGGAGAAGTAG
- a CDS encoding MFS transporter, protein MRPSSLPSGTRARRAAWAGGVGTVIEYYDYSLYGFLAVTIAPLFFPAADPTAALMSALLLFATGFLLRPFGGLIFGRIGDRFGRKQALLATLLAMGLASTGIGLLPTYESIGVWATLLLVALRAVQGLSAGGELGGSMTFIAESTDAGKRGKYGAASALGITVGFAAAGAVVGLVSLGLTSDQFASWGWRVPFLLTLPLCLFCLWLRTRSEETLSEKDAKGSLKSLLVDDSRGLVLTTVASIAVNGTSYIGLGYLSVHLIRVLELPKTSVYWIAVAAMLSAGGAALFAGRLADRVGLMRVTRGFMIVFAIIAVPAFAAMSTGNLWLVLIAYVALMSAAIAAGAPVLASVPMLFKTENRYTGSALGWNLGAITAGATTPLIAFWLVEQLSSSIAPAGMCLLAAVIGVVVTFPIGRHLERRKNA, encoded by the coding sequence GTGAGGCCGTCCTCGCTGCCAAGTGGGACGCGCGCTCGACGCGCGGCTTGGGCGGGTGGCGTGGGTACGGTGATCGAGTACTACGATTACTCGCTCTACGGCTTCTTGGCGGTGACGATTGCACCGTTGTTCTTCCCTGCTGCGGATCCGACGGCGGCTTTGATGTCGGCGTTGCTGCTGTTCGCGACCGGATTTTTGCTTCGCCCGTTCGGTGGTTTGATCTTCGGTCGGATCGGTGATCGGTTCGGACGTAAGCAGGCATTGTTGGCAACCCTGTTGGCGATGGGGCTGGCCAGTACGGGAATCGGATTGTTGCCGACGTACGAGAGTATCGGGGTGTGGGCCACGCTGTTGTTGGTCGCGCTACGCGCAGTCCAAGGGTTGTCTGCCGGTGGTGAACTCGGCGGGTCGATGACGTTCATCGCCGAGTCCACGGATGCCGGCAAGCGTGGGAAATACGGTGCGGCCAGCGCCCTTGGTATCACCGTCGGTTTCGCCGCCGCTGGTGCGGTTGTCGGTTTGGTCTCTCTCGGGTTGACGAGTGATCAGTTCGCGTCGTGGGGCTGGCGGGTTCCGTTTCTGCTGACCTTGCCGTTGTGCCTGTTCTGCCTGTGGTTGCGCACGCGGTCGGAGGAGACTCTGTCGGAAAAGGATGCAAAGGGATCCCTGAAGAGTCTGTTGGTCGACGATTCGCGGGGCTTGGTGTTGACGACGGTGGCGAGCATCGCTGTCAACGGCACGTCCTACATTGGGCTGGGTTATCTCAGCGTGCATCTGATTCGGGTTCTCGAGTTGCCGAAGACTTCTGTGTACTGGATTGCCGTGGCGGCCATGTTGTCTGCCGGTGGTGCGGCGTTGTTCGCTGGTCGGCTTGCCGATCGTGTCGGATTGATGAGGGTGACACGAGGCTTCATGATCGTTTTTGCGATCATTGCGGTGCCGGCCTTCGCCGCCATGTCGACAGGAAATCTCTGGCTGGTTCTCATTGCCTATGTCGCGTTGATGTCTGCTGCGATCGCTGCGGGGGCTCCGGTGCTGGCGAGCGTGCCGATGCTGTTCAAGACCGAAAATCGCTATACCGGTTCAGCTTTGGGTTGGAACCTGGGCGCTATCACTGCTGGCGCGACCACTCCGTTGATCGCGTTCTGGTTGGTCGAACAACTGTCGAGTTCGATAGCGCCGGCCGGCATGTGCCTACTTGCTGCTGTCATCGGCGTCGTTGTCACTTTCCCGATCGGCCGTCATTTGGAGCGTCGTAAAAATGCTTGA
- a CDS encoding AMP-binding protein, with amino-acid sequence MLEYGKDGRTPIGAALARLAAEAPNRPAITVGGTVLTRAELEARTNRLARAYLDLGARPGSFVTIALPNGVGFLESTLAVWKIGATPQPISHRLPPRELDAIIELADPTLVVGIPAKAGRLSVPADYVPSDELSDSPLPDAIAPSLKAPTSGGSTGRPKLIVSTEEATTEALARFGALIRILPNSVLLSTGPLSHNGPLFSTAAALLTGCHVIVMERFDAEAALEAVARYRVEWMYSVPTMLSRIAALPEAVRAATDLTSLRTVMTVAAQCPQALREFCLDYFGPDVMLELFAATEAHSLVIGDGHGWLARPGTVGRPVVGEIEVRDEAGNAVGPGKVGELWMRRSENEAGPYRYIGSTAQQSDDGWETVGDLGRLDEEGYLYLADRKIDMIVVGGSNVYPAEVESALEEHPAVTAACVVGLPSTDYGQTIHAVLNVSADVSDDELLAHLRERVVPYKFPRSIERVDYQLRDEAGKTQRSRVRQQVMSAAGNVS; translated from the coding sequence ATGCTTGAATACGGTAAGGACGGTCGCACACCGATCGGGGCTGCTCTGGCACGACTTGCAGCGGAGGCGCCAAACCGTCCTGCCATTACCGTCGGCGGCACAGTGCTCACCCGCGCCGAGCTCGAAGCGCGTACCAACCGGCTCGCCAGGGCATATCTGGACTTGGGGGCACGCCCAGGCTCGTTCGTCACGATCGCTCTACCGAACGGTGTCGGATTTCTGGAATCGACGCTCGCAGTCTGGAAGATCGGTGCAACCCCGCAACCGATCTCGCACCGGCTGCCGCCGCGCGAACTGGACGCCATCATCGAACTTGCGGATCCCACACTTGTCGTGGGAATTCCGGCGAAAGCCGGCCGCCTGTCCGTTCCCGCCGACTACGTGCCCTCCGACGAGCTGTCCGACTCTCCGTTGCCGGATGCCATTGCCCCCTCCCTGAAGGCCCCCACCTCCGGCGGGAGCACAGGACGTCCAAAGCTCATCGTGTCTACAGAAGAAGCGACCACCGAAGCTCTCGCCCGATTCGGTGCGCTGATTCGGATACTCCCGAACAGTGTCTTGTTGTCCACCGGTCCGCTCTCCCACAACGGGCCGTTGTTCAGCACCGCTGCAGCTCTTCTCACAGGCTGCCACGTGATCGTTATGGAACGATTCGACGCCGAGGCTGCGCTCGAAGCTGTCGCGCGGTACCGCGTCGAATGGATGTATTCGGTCCCCACAATGTTGAGCCGAATCGCCGCCCTACCCGAAGCCGTGCGAGCAGCCACAGACCTCACGTCGTTGCGAACGGTGATGACTGTGGCTGCGCAGTGCCCGCAAGCACTGCGCGAATTCTGCCTGGACTACTTCGGACCGGATGTGATGCTCGAGTTGTTTGCAGCGACCGAAGCGCATTCTTTGGTCATCGGCGATGGTCACGGGTGGCTCGCGCGGCCCGGAACCGTGGGACGCCCTGTTGTCGGTGAGATCGAAGTACGGGACGAAGCTGGCAATGCCGTCGGGCCCGGAAAGGTTGGTGAGTTGTGGATGCGTCGTAGCGAGAACGAGGCAGGCCCTTACCGCTACATCGGATCGACAGCTCAACAAAGCGATGATGGTTGGGAGACGGTAGGGGACCTCGGCAGACTGGATGAGGAGGGTTATCTGTATCTGGCCGACCGAAAAATCGACATGATCGTGGTCGGTGGATCTAATGTCTACCCGGCCGAAGTGGAGAGTGCATTGGAAGAACACCCCGCTGTGACAGCAGCGTGTGTAGTGGGCTTGCCCTCGACGGACTACGGACAGACGATCCATGCAGTTCTGAATGTTTCCGCCGACGTCAGTGACGACGAGCTCCTGGCACATCTGCGCGAACGTGTTGTGCCCTACAAGTTTCCGCGATCCATCGAGCGCGTCGACTACCAATTACGAGACGAAGCCGGCAAGACGCAGCGAAGCAGAGTACGTCAGCAGGTTATGTCCGCGGCCGGAAATGTCTCTTAG
- a CDS encoding DUF2975 domain-containing protein has protein sequence MNRGAAAFLQVVAAFVGLGALALLLWEPHLEGRNAHSTLFEIYFNDPFLICAYIASIPIFVALYQAIKVIGYAGKNTIFSSATVKAVRTIKRCAIAVIGFAVGFEIYIFVVNKSDDRAGGVVIGVLIAFVAIVIATGAAMFERILQSAVDLKSENDLTV, from the coding sequence ATGAACAGAGGCGCAGCAGCATTTCTTCAGGTCGTCGCTGCCTTCGTAGGGCTTGGCGCGCTTGCTCTCCTGCTGTGGGAACCTCACCTCGAGGGCAGAAACGCGCACTCAACGCTCTTCGAGATCTACTTCAACGATCCCTTCTTGATTTGTGCGTACATCGCGTCCATCCCCATCTTTGTGGCGCTCTATCAGGCAATAAAGGTCATCGGATATGCGGGAAAGAACACGATCTTCTCATCAGCGACGGTGAAGGCTGTGCGAACCATCAAGCGCTGTGCAATCGCCGTTATCGGGTTCGCCGTGGGATTCGAAATCTATATCTTCGTGGTTAACAAATCGGACGATAGAGCCGGCGGAGTCGTCATCGGAGTGCTTATCGCCTTCGTTGCCATTGTGATTGCCACCGGAGCGGCCATGTTCGAACGGATTTTGCAAAGCGCCGTGGACCTGAAATCCGAGAACGATTTGACGGTGTGA
- a CDS encoding helix-turn-helix domain-containing protein — MAIIINIDVMLAKRKMSVTELADKVGITMANISVLKNGKARAIRFSTLEAVCEALECQPGDILEYKKD; from the coding sequence ATGGCAATCATTATCAACATCGACGTCATGCTGGCGAAGCGGAAGATGAGCGTTACCGAGCTGGCTGACAAAGTCGGAATCACGATGGCTAACATTTCCGTTTTGAAAAACGGTAAGGCAAGGGCGATCCGATTTTCGACGTTGGAAGCGGTCTGCGAAGCACTGGAGTGTCAGCCGGGTGACATCTTGGAATACAAGAAGGACTGA
- a CDS encoding thermonuclease family protein — MRLLRTAAVIAAPLLMVAAPAIAAADPAPVMPTGVVIDVVDGDTVRVLDALRGDVTVRILGIDTPETKQPGFSVGCWGPEATNFARATLQGQLVSVIGDPTQDAFDRYGRTLAYVVRPDGFNYSVEAVRVGAAKSYVYDNRPGSRAMEISEAERQARDGGAGLWGGMCAGNTGSHPLAAPAPAPAPAPGNTGAYFKNCTAAWDAGAAPLYRGNPGYRPELDRDSDGKACEVRPR; from the coding sequence ATGAGACTTTTACGCACTGCAGCTGTGATCGCGGCCCCACTGCTCATGGTTGCTGCGCCCGCGATCGCAGCCGCTGACCCCGCACCGGTGATGCCCACGGGGGTTGTGATCGACGTAGTCGACGGAGACACAGTTCGCGTACTCGATGCTCTTCGCGGTGACGTGACCGTCCGTATCCTCGGCATTGACACACCCGAGACGAAGCAGCCTGGTTTCAGCGTGGGTTGCTGGGGACCGGAGGCGACGAACTTCGCACGTGCCACTCTCCAGGGCCAGTTGGTGTCGGTTATCGGCGACCCAACTCAAGATGCATTCGACCGGTATGGCCGAACGCTCGCGTATGTCGTTCGGCCCGATGGATTCAACTACAGCGTCGAAGCAGTTCGGGTTGGTGCCGCGAAGTCGTATGTTTACGACAACCGTCCGGGGAGTCGAGCGATGGAGATTTCAGAAGCTGAAAGGCAGGCCCGAGACGGCGGAGCGGGCCTCTGGGGTGGAATGTGCGCCGGGAATACTGGCTCGCACCCGCTAGCTGCACCGGCACCGGCACCGGCACCGGCACCAGGTAATACCGGGGCGTACTTCAAGAACTGCACAGCTGCGTGGGACGCTGGTGCGGCGCCACTGTATCGCGGCAATCCGGGCTATCGCCCTGAACTTGATCGTGACAGCGACGGTAAGGCGTGTGAAGTTCGTCCGAGGTAG
- a CDS encoding CoA-acylating methylmalonate-semialdehyde dehydrogenase, with amino-acid sequence MRTIPHWINGAPVLGSDLIDVTNPATDQPIATVPMADTDTVAAAITAASDAFDGWSETALSRRAQVLFRFRDLLQENRSELAALITEEHGKTLDDAAGEISRAADSIELACGGPALVRGGTSLQTGPNIDTKSVLHPLGVCVGITPFNFPAMMGMMMVSVALASGNTFIWKPSEQDPGVCIRIAELFKEAGLPDGVLNVVHGRQDTVEHLIDDPQTEAVAFVGSSKVAQIVYSRAAAAGKRVQAFGGAKNHMIVMPDADLDVVADQLTSACFGAAGQRCMAISVAVVVGETTEPLLAKLTTRAEQVRLGAGGDDGTEVGPVINRQSQERIQAAVKEAIAGGARAVVDRSSEVVPGYESGYFIGPTVLTDVEVSSAAYQEELFGPILVVMRVDSLNDGLELIKNHRYGNGASIFTRDGAAANEFERRASAGMIGVNVAIPVPVAAYAVQGWKDSAYGDTGLNNASWSFYTRPKYVTSRWDSVAGTDFGFRPN; translated from the coding sequence ATGCGTACCATCCCCCACTGGATCAACGGCGCCCCGGTTTTGGGCAGCGACCTCATTGACGTGACCAACCCGGCCACCGATCAGCCGATCGCCACCGTCCCGATGGCCGACACGGACACCGTTGCCGCCGCGATCACCGCCGCCTCAGACGCCTTCGACGGCTGGTCCGAGACCGCGCTTTCCCGCCGCGCCCAGGTTCTCTTTCGCTTCCGTGATCTGTTGCAGGAGAACCGGTCCGAGCTGGCGGCACTGATCACCGAAGAACATGGCAAGACCCTCGACGACGCCGCCGGTGAGATCTCCCGCGCTGCAGACTCGATCGAACTCGCTTGTGGCGGACCGGCACTCGTCCGCGGTGGAACGTCACTTCAGACCGGACCCAACATCGACACGAAGTCGGTACTGCACCCCCTCGGTGTCTGCGTGGGCATCACCCCGTTCAACTTCCCCGCCATGATGGGCATGATGATGGTCTCCGTCGCCCTGGCCTCGGGAAACACCTTCATCTGGAAGCCGAGCGAGCAGGATCCGGGCGTCTGCATCCGCATTGCCGAACTCTTCAAGGAAGCCGGTCTGCCCGACGGCGTCCTCAACGTTGTCCACGGCCGCCAGGACACCGTCGAGCATCTCATCGACGACCCGCAGACCGAGGCCGTTGCGTTTGTCGGCTCGAGCAAGGTCGCGCAGATCGTCTACTCCCGCGCTGCAGCTGCAGGCAAGCGGGTGCAGGCCTTCGGTGGCGCCAAAAACCACATGATCGTCATGCCCGACGCTGACCTCGACGTCGTCGCGGACCAGCTGACCTCCGCATGCTTCGGAGCGGCCGGCCAGCGCTGCATGGCAATCTCCGTCGCGGTTGTCGTCGGTGAAACCACCGAACCCTTGCTGGCGAAGCTGACTACGCGGGCCGAGCAAGTTCGACTCGGCGCTGGCGGCGACGACGGCACCGAGGTCGGCCCGGTCATCAACCGACAGTCCCAGGAGCGCATCCAGGCCGCGGTGAAGGAAGCGATCGCCGGTGGCGCCCGCGCCGTGGTAGACCGCAGTTCCGAGGTGGTGCCGGGTTACGAGAGCGGCTACTTCATCGGACCCACTGTGCTCACTGACGTCGAGGTTTCCTCAGCCGCCTACCAGGAAGAACTGTTCGGCCCCATCCTCGTGGTGATGCGCGTCGATTCCCTGAACGACGGCCTCGAACTGATCAAGAACCACCGCTACGGAAACGGAGCGTCGATCTTCACCCGAGACGGCGCCGCTGCCAACGAATTCGAGCGCCGCGCCTCGGCCGGCATGATCGGCGTCAACGTCGCAATTCCCGTCCCCGTCGCGGCGTATGCAGTGCAGGGCTGGAAGGATTCCGCCTACGGCGACACCGGATTGAACAACGCGTCGTGGAGCTTCTACACACGGCCGAAGTACGTCACCTCCCGCTGGGACAGCGTCGCGGGCACGGACTTCGGTTTCCGCCCAAACTGA